The following proteins are encoded in a genomic region of Necator americanus strain Aroian chromosome II, whole genome shotgun sequence:
- a CDS encoding hypothetical protein (NECATOR_CHRII.G4732.T1): MSTSPLGLQCLRGALTGRQMRADFADLRAQRIKQLMVLVTRLRTLIIRTLLPEDSGHIVLGSGAAAREVFANIRSQQDMHYELHSTYARFVVVSPLTRTRRRDVNIVIYLRNPLRVEKTEKC, encoded by the coding sequence ATGTCTACGTCTCCATTGGGCCTGCAATGCCTCCGTGGTGCTCTGACAGGCCGACAAATGCGTGCAGATTTCGCGGATTTGAGGGCGCAACGAATCAAACAGCTAATGGTATTAGTGACTAGATTGCGAACACTGATAATACGAACACTCCTCCCGGAGGACTCCGGACATATAGTTCTGGGATCTGGTGCTGCTGCAAGAGAAGTGTTTGCAAACATTCGCAGCCAGCAAGATATGCACTATGAACTTCACTCAACCTACGCCCGTTTCGTCGTCGTGTCACCATTGACTAGGACACGAAGACGAGATGTCAACATTGTCATATATCTTCGAAACCCCTTGCGGGtagaaaagacagaaaagtGTTAA
- a CDS encoding hypothetical protein (NECATOR_CHRII.G4733.T1) produces the protein MGVGATPERAESIGEKVTNREDQRWGARDGPLFVRPFVRPSERIPLRDGYLSDEECGDADADAAMDAVWEAEHVRGSSNCTLKNAVTIMYIKNSNG, from the exons ATGGGCGTTGGAGCAACGCCGGAACGGGCGGAAAGCATCGGAGAAAAAGTGACAAATAGAGAGGATCAACGCTGGGGTGCGCGCGACGGGCCTCTCTTCGTCCGTCCCTTCGTCCGTCCGTCCGAACGAATTCCACTTCGGGACGGATACT TGAGCGACGAGGAATGCGGTGATGCTGATGCTGATGCTGCTATGGATGCTGTATGGGAAGCGGAACACGTTCGTGGATCATCGAattgtacgctgaagaacgcTGTTACGATCATGTACATAAAAAATTCCAATGGATGA